DNA sequence from the Amycolatopsis sp. Hca4 genome:
CACCTGCTCCAGCCGGACCCGCGCCGGGCCCTCGCGCACCAGCAGGGTGAGCCGGCTGAGGTGGCCGCCCCAGGAGGCCCGCAGCAGGTGGTCGTCCAGCGGCCGCCGTTCGACGTCCGCGGTGGTGTGCCGGGGATCCCAGCTCAGCCGCAGCACCCGGCGGCCGGCCTGCGACACGAACGCTTCGCCGTCGCCGAGCTCGACGTCCCCGGCGAGGACGTGCCGCAGCCGGACCGGCCGGACCGAGTCGTCGTCGGTCACCAGGACGTGCGCGGGCGGGTCGCGGACCAGCCGCACCGACCGGATCCAGCGCGGCACGCCCGGGTAGGCCCCGGCGAGGTCGGCGCGGAGCGTGGCCGCGGACGCGGTGAGTTCGACCCGGACGTCCCGCGCCCCGAACGCTTCCCCCGGCTCCTGGGTGACGCCGGGCTCCGGGACGTTGTGCCACTCGCTGCTCAGCGGCCAGGCCCGGTAGCGGTCCGGCCCGAAGCTGGCCGCGGTGTAGGTCGGCTGGCCGGCGTCGGCCACCACCGGCACCCCGTCGACCGCCACCCAGTACGAGCCCACGTCGAGGTGGTTGTGCCGTTCCCCGTTGTGCCCCGCCTTCACCGCCACGGTCAGCCCGCGGGCGGTCCCGGCGCATTCCCTGGCCACCAGCACCTGCACCCGCGGCAGCCACTCTTCGCGCGCCGGCCAGGTCTCTTCGGGTTCGGTGGCCAAGGCCTTCCGCCAGTCGTCGTCCGCCAGGCCGGACAGCGCGCGGCCGAGCCCGGCCGACGGCCACACCGGCCGCCCGCTCGCACGCGCCCGGCTCACCGCGTGCGCCCGGACGTCGTCGTCGCCGAGCCGCTCGCCCCAGCGGTGCAGCACGTGCCACGGCTGCGCCGGGGACAGCCGGGCCGGGGCGTCGCCGGCGTTGACGTAGGCGTCGCCGCCCAGGTGCATCCGGTGCGGGAAGCGGATCAGCTCGCGCAGCACCGGGAGCTCCCCCGGGTCGCCCAGCAGGTCCAGGCACTCCAGCAGCCGGCAGGCGCCGTGCCACCAGTAGGCGACGCCCTCGTCGATGCCGCCGTCGCCGGGCAGGATCGCGACGTAGTGCTCGAGCCCCTCGACCACCAGCCGCACCAGCCGCCTGCGCCGTTCTTCGTCGGCCACGAGCAGGAGCGCGGCCGCGAGGACACCGGAGTGGATCCACGGGTTCCAGTTGTGCGCGTCGCCGTCGAGGCCGAGCCAGTG
Encoded proteins:
- a CDS encoding heparinase II/III family protein; this encodes MRLPDVRDRTLWDAVDGAAIIAEAEAVLARPAPVLTATAWARTFRDGVRTEYEDAARELRERVTLLVLGAVLTGEVPPGPVPLLDGAIDGLVALAEATTWCWAPHDRHAAGRGEVLADPDDPFLDLGAAEVASLFAWADHVLGPHFDIRAPGLRRRLRREVEVRVLTPFERVRDWHWLGLDGDAHNWNPWIHSGVLAAALLLVADEERRRRLVRLVVEGLEHYVAILPGDGGIDEGVAYWWHGACRLLECLDLLGDPGELPVLRELIRFPHRMHLGGDAYVNAGDAPARLSPAQPWHVLHRWGERLGDDDVRAHAVSRARASGRPVWPSAGLGRALSGLADDDWRKALATEPEETWPAREEWLPRVQVLVARECAGTARGLTVAVKAGHNGERHNHLDVGSYWVAVDGVPVVADAGQPTYTAASFGPDRYRAWPLSSEWHNVPEPGVTQEPGEAFGARDVRVELTASAATLRADLAGAYPGVPRWIRSVRLVRDPPAHVLVTDDDSVRPVRLRHVLAGDVELGDGEAFVSQAGRRVLRLSWDPRHTTADVERRPLDDHLLRASWGGHLSRLTLLVREGPARVRLEQVR